A window of the Longimicrobiaceae bacterium genome harbors these coding sequences:
- a CDS encoding dipeptide ABC transporter ATP-binding protein, producing MASTPEGRTPRGTEGQGDGGRSGGERPGEASEVFMGPGVERGPVAEGNGRRQVERKPEAPERQELPPAKGDSDLRGRTPDDMEPPADSLLVVRGLKKYFPIRKGFFNRHVGDVKAVDGVSFFLRKGETLGVVGESGCGKSTTGRAILRLIDATAGRAEFAGRNIFEMDRNELRKLRRKAQIVFQDPFSSLNPRMTIAEMLREVLGIHKLAKGKAANDRIAELLRIVGLRPEHAVRYPHEFSGGQRQRIGIARALAVEPELIVCDEPVSALDVSVQAQVINLLQDLQRQFGLTYMFIAHDLSVVEHISDRVAVMYLGRIVELADARAMYRNPLMPYTQALLSAVPVPDPTQKRERIVLQGDVPSPANPPSGCPFHPRCQHPLKDADCAKIVPPLADKGGGHFAACIKVPLGAGDRDLPVMPRAG from the coding sequence ATGGCGAGCACGCCGGAGGGCCGGACGCCCCGGGGGACCGAGGGCCAGGGCGACGGAGGGCGGAGCGGGGGCGAACGGCCGGGCGAGGCCTCGGAGGTCTTCATGGGCCCGGGGGTGGAGCGCGGCCCCGTAGCGGAGGGGAACGGCCGCCGGCAGGTGGAGCGCAAGCCGGAGGCGCCGGAGCGCCAGGAGCTCCCCCCCGCCAAGGGCGACTCGGACCTGCGCGGCCGCACCCCGGACGACATGGAGCCGCCGGCGGACTCGCTCCTGGTGGTCCGCGGGCTCAAGAAGTACTTCCCCATCCGCAAGGGCTTCTTCAACCGCCACGTGGGCGACGTGAAGGCGGTGGACGGCGTGTCGTTCTTCCTGCGGAAGGGGGAGACGCTGGGGGTTGTGGGGGAGTCCGGGTGCGGGAAGAGCACCACCGGGCGGGCGATCCTGCGCCTGATCGACGCCACGGCCGGGCGGGCGGAGTTCGCGGGGCGCAACATCTTCGAGATGGACCGCAACGAGCTGCGCAAGCTGCGGCGCAAGGCGCAGATCGTCTTCCAGGACCCGTTCTCGTCGCTGAACCCGCGCATGACCATCGCGGAGATGCTCCGCGAGGTGCTGGGGATCCACAAGCTGGCGAAGGGGAAGGCGGCGAACGACCGCATCGCGGAGCTGCTCCGGATCGTGGGGCTCCGGCCGGAGCACGCGGTGCGCTACCCGCACGAGTTCTCGGGAGGTCAGCGGCAGCGGATCGGGATCGCGCGGGCGCTGGCGGTGGAGCCGGAGCTGATCGTCTGCGACGAGCCGGTGTCGGCGCTGGACGTGTCGGTGCAGGCGCAGGTGATCAACCTGCTGCAGGACCTGCAGCGGCAGTTCGGGCTCACCTACATGTTCATCGCGCACGACCTGTCGGTGGTGGAGCACATCTCCGACCGGGTGGCGGTGATGTACCTGGGCCGCATCGTGGAGCTGGCGGACGCGCGGGCCATGTACCGCAACCCGCTCATGCCGTACACGCAGGCGCTCCTTTCCGCCGTGCCGGTCCCCGACCCCACGCAGAAGCGCGAGCGGATCGTGCTGCAGGGGGACGTCCCCTCCCCCGCCAACCCGCCGTCGGGGTGCCCCTTCCACCCGCGCTGCCAGCACCCGCTCAAGGACGCGGACTGCGCCAAGATCGTCCCCCCACTGGCCGACAAGGGCGGCGGGCACTTCGCGGCATGCATCAAGGTGCCGCTCGGAGCGGGGGACCGGGACCTGCCGGTGATGCCGCGCGCGGGGTAG